From the genome of Naumovozyma castellii chromosome 7, complete genome:
GCAAAATTGCCATATAAACTAAAACCCAATTTGAAACCAGAATGGACCCATTTCCAACAGAATTACATGGATGCATGTAAAAGGTATAAGAAAGATAAAAACTGGGGTGGGGCTAAGAGAGAGTTACCATTGcttcaaatcattgaaCGATCTAACTTACCAATGTGCGAGCATTTCCATTCCCTTCTAGAATCAGAATTTACTTATCAATCTGAGAGTAGCATAATCGAAATGGCTAGTATCTCTGAGCTTGAAAGATGTGAATTATTCAAGGGAATAAATCACTCGCAAGTAGATGAATACGTTAAGCAATTATTGTTAGAAGATCCTCTCCTAATTAGATCGGGGTTTCAAGAATGTATTCAATCATCCATTGAGCCACAAGATTTTTATGTTATCTCTGTAAATTGGTCAAGGGAATTTATACTGAAGATGATGGGACTGAATTTAGTCGATCCATCTCATGTTTTTTGTAATAATCTGTTGTCATCATCTGGTGTATACACAGGTCAATTTTCTAAAGCATTACTAACAGGATCTGATAAGGTTACTGCTTTGGATAGCATTCTAAAAGAAAGGACGGAACGTGGGTCTGATTTTGCCAACTGTCGATATTGGTATGTTGGTGATAGTGAGACAGATCTGCTACCTATCTTTCATCCAAAAGTAAATGGAGTCATTCTAGTTGATCCTAGAGAGAACGCAAAAAAATTTGCCAAAATTTCCGATCAGATACTTGGTTTGAAAGTAAAGGATATTGAAATGTATATGAATCCAACGgttaaatatattaaatgcATTGAGAAAAATAAGGGAAATTGTGTCTATTTCGTCAAGACGTGGGAAACACTGGAACAACTATTCGCAGCTAATTAATAGAAAATCTCTGAGTAAGCATCTTCTCAAAGCTTTCAATACGAttaaaaattctttcatttatatcatttatttcattattacGTTATATAAGGTTTATAAGAGTGAAGTTCTGCGTAATCGAGCTAATCTATTATATGTTTTTAGCTTTTCTTACATTTATTTCTTGTCAGATAAGAAAGCGACACCTGGCAATTCCTTACCTTCTAACAATTCCAAAGAAGCACCACCACCGGTAGAGACATGGGAGATCTTGTCAGTAACACCATACTTCTTAGCAACGGTAGCAGTatcaccaccaccaataaTGACGGTACTACCACTTTGACAACTCTTAACAACTTGATCTAACAAATCCTTGGTACCGTTTGCGAATTTAGCAAATTCGAAAACACCTGGAGGACCATTCCAGACAATGGTCTTAGCCTTAGCGACAGCAGCAGCGAATAATTTTCTAGATTCTGGACCACTGTCAAGACCTTGCCATCCAGCTGGAATACCTTCCTTATCGGTGACAGTCTTAGTGTTAGCATCAGCAGAGAAAGCATCAGCAATGACGAAATCTGTTGGTAAAATAACTTCAACACCCTTAGCCTTAGCCTTTTCAATCAACTTTGGAACGATTTCAGCACCAGCTTTATCGAAGATAGAGTCACCAATTTCAGTGTTTTCCAAAACCTTCTTGAAAGTGAAAGCCAtaccaccaccaatgaTGATAGAATCAACCTTATCCAACAagttttcaattaattgaatcttATCAGCGACCTTAGCACCACCCAAGATGGCCAAGAAAGGTCTAGTTGGGTTTTCCAAAGCCTTACCGAAATATTCTAATTCCTTGGTCATCAAGAAACCAGCGGCTCTTTGTGGTAGATCAAAACCAACCATAGAAGAATGGGCTCTGTGAGCAGTACCAAAGGCATCGTTGATGTAAACATCAGCCAAAGAAGATAATTGATGTCTAAACTTGGCAACATCTTCCTTAGAGGCCTTTACCTTTTGACCGTCAACCTTCTTTgaaccttcttcttcaatgtgGTATCTCAAGTTTTCCAAAAGAATAACAGAACCTGGAGCAGAAGCCTTAACAGCAGCGTCGACTTCTGGACCAACACAGTCATTCAAGAAAGTGACTGGCTTACCCAACAAGGTTTGCAATTCGGCAGCAACTGGGGCCAAAGAGTATTTGTCGTTTCTTTCACCATTTGGTCTACCTAAATGAGATGCCAAGACAACATATCTTGGGTTATGTTCCAAGACGTATTGGATAGTAGGCAAGGCTGCAACAATTCTTTGGTTAGAAGTGATCTTCTTACCATCTAATGGGACATTGAAATCAACTCTGATGAAGACACGCTTGTCTTTCAATTGTAGATCTTTGACGCTTAATTTGGAGGATAGAGACATTTTTATCTTTGTCGAATATAATGTTTCgttgtttatttttaagaAAAGAGAACAGAGATATTTCAGCGTTACTTagaataaatttttcagtcGTTATATTTATACAAAATATGACACGAGTTCCCGTCGCatattattgttaaagACAATGGCTTCGTTGTCGGCAGATTTCGAAGTCACCCAACAGAATAATAGGTTATATTATGTGTCTCCGACTGACGTGGCTTCCTGAATCTGGTGCTTTTTCTATGTTGACTGCACGCGACTCGGCAACCCCTAAAACATTTAGTGGACGTGGGGGATACAGG
Proteins encoded in this window:
- the CTO1 gene encoding Cto1p (ancestral locus Anc_1.430) is translated as MKVLEHPLRTTLTHKLQPITKMKNILITDFDETITAKDTTTILAKLPYKLKPNLKPEWTHFQQNYMDACKRYKKDKNWGGAKRELPLLQIIERSNLPMCEHFHSLLESEFTYQSESSIIEMASISELERCELFKGINHSQVDEYVKQLLLEDPLLIRSGFQECIQSSIEPQDFYVISVNWSREFILKMMGLNLVDPSHVFCNNLLSSSGVYTGQFSKALLTGSDKVTALDSILKERTERGSDFANCRYWYVGDSETDLLPIFHPKVNGVILVDPRENAKKFAKISDQILGLKVKDIEMYMNPTVKYIKCIEKNKGNCVYFVKTWETLEQLFAAN
- the NCAS0G03180 gene encoding phosphoglycerate kinase (ancestral locus Anc_1.428), yielding MSLSSKLSVKDLQLKDKRVFIRVDFNVPLDGKKITSNQRIVAALPTIQYVLEHNPRYVVLASHLGRPNGERNDKYSLAPVAAELQTLLGKPVTFLNDCVGPEVDAAVKASAPGSVILLENLRYHIEEEGSKKVDGQKVKASKEDVAKFRHQLSSLADVYINDAFGTAHRAHSSMVGFDLPQRAAGFLMTKELEYFGKALENPTRPFLAILGGAKVADKIQLIENLLDKVDSIIIGGGMAFTFKKVLENTEIGDSIFDKAGAEIVPKLIEKAKAKGVEVILPTDFVIADAFSADANTKTVTDKEGIPAGWQGLDSGPESRKLFAAAVAKAKTIVWNGPPGVFEFAKFANGTKDLLDQVVKSCQSGSTVIIGGGDTATVAKKYGVTDKISHVSTGGGASLELLEGKELPGVAFLSDKK